The Priestia megaterium NBRC 15308 = ATCC 14581 region AAAGAAAGTAAGCTGCATGATTGTTTGAAAAAAATAGGCTTTTGCGCCAATTTCTAAATTATGATACAGTATAAAAAATATGTACTGAGAGGGGTTTAGTATGGCAAGCGTTGATCAAGTTCTTATAAATAACTCCTTTATAACAGTTGAAGAATCAACTTCTTTAGCTAAAGTGACATCTGAACTTTCCAACTACGACTTCGTTGTAGTCACAGCAAGTACCTTTTATGTAATACAAAAAGATGAACGATACCTTTTAACAGGTCATGACGAGGCATCGTCCATAAAAAAAGTAATAGCGGATACAAATTGGCCTTCATCTTCTACTTCTACGTTAGCCAATTTACAAGCCAACACAAACTGGAACAGACCAGTCCTCATTCAAGCAGAAAACCAAGAAACCACAATAGGACTTGTAACACCTTCACAGTGGATTACACATTTGCAGAGCCAAAATGAGATATTAGCTTCCTATTTTGATACATTGGCAGAAACCATTAATGATGCAGTGACAGCGGTCGATAATGAAGGAAATGTAATCTTGTGGAATACTGCTGCGGAACATACGTATAAGATTCAGAGAGATGATATTATGGGGAGAAAAATCGGAGAGCATTTCAAAGATGAATCCATCATTCTACATACGATTCTAAATGAAGGGCGTCCTGTGCGCGGAACGTATCATCGTCCTAATGAACAAACTCACGTGCTCATCAATGCATCTCCTATTATAAGAAATAACCGAGTCATAGGTGGAGTCGCAACCGAACATGACATTACCAATATTGTACGATTAAATGAAGAAATTGATGTGTCTCTTCTCATTCCAAAAGATAATCCATTTTCTTCTTTCGCGGGTATCAGTCCTGAAATTAAGCAAGCCGTTGACATTGCCAAAAAAGTGGCATCTACAGATATGCCTATTTTATTAACAGGAGAACCTGGTTCTGGGAAAGAAATGCTGGCTCAGGCCATTCACTACGGCGGATCCAAACATAAAGAACCTTTTTTATCTTTAAACTGCGCGACTATTCCATCGGGACTCTTGGAAATTGAGCTCTTTGGTCATCAAAAAGATGTCTTTTCAGAAGATCCAACAACCATTGCAGGAAAACTCGAGCAGGCTCATAACGGGACGCTATTTATTGAAGAAATTGATAAAATGCCTCTTGAAATTCAAGTTAAGTTTCTCCGTTACTTGGAAGAACGATCCTTTTATCACGTTGGAGGCACGGAAGAAATTCAAGTTCAAACCCGAATTGTAGCCTCTACCACGACGCCTTTGGAAGAGTTGCTAAAAGCCGGTGAATTCCATGAAAACCTTTACTATTTGCTGACCGTCATTAATATTATCATTCCGCCGCTTCGAGACCATAAAGAAGACATTGAAGCATTAACTCAGCAATTTGTACAGGAATTTAGTAAAAAGTATAAAAAGAAGGCTCCTTTCATCAGCTCTGAAGTTCTCGAAGCCTTTATGCAATACGATTGGCCAGGCAATATTCGCGAGCTGAGAAATACGATTGAACGAATGACTTTTCTAAGTGATCAGTCGTTGATTACCCTTACGCACCTTCCTGACAACCTGAAGGATGCAAGTTCTTTCACAGAAGTTCAAAAAGAAGAAGATTCTCTCCAAGAAGCTAGGCTAATAGAAGAGACTCTTCAAAAAACCTATGGAAACAAAAGTGCAGCAGCGGATCTGCTTGGCATTTCACGCGGCACCCTTTACAACAAAATCAAAGAATATGGATTAAACTAATCAAAAAATTCGACACGAAGCCAAAGATGCTTCGTGTCGAATTTTTTGATTTCCTATAGACTGAACTTATTTCTGTTTTCTCGCTGTCATCTTCCCTTGTGTAAATAATAGAAGATAATCATACCCTCCGGCTTTCGAGTCCGTTCCGGACATATTAAAACCGCCAAAAGGATGAACACCAACTAATGCTCCTGTACATTTTTTGTTAATATATAAGTTACCGCAGTGCATGGTAGCTAACGCCCTTTGAATTCTCTCTTCGGTTTCAGAGAAAAAGGCTCCCGTCAAACCGTAATCAGTTTCATTGTAAATCTCAATGGCTTCTTCCCAGTTAGCTGCTTTTGTCAACGCAAGGACCGGTCCAAAAATCTCTTCTTGCATAATTCGTGCTTTTGAATCCACATCTTTGAATACTGTAGGTTCTACATAATAGCCATTTCCGGGAGCTTTAGCTCCCCCGGCAATAAGCTTCCCTTCTTCTTTGCCAATTTCAATGTAGGCCAATACTTTTTCATACGCTTTTTGATCAATAACAGGTCCCATAGAAGGGTTGTCTTCAGGCAGTCCGACGGTTAATTCTTTTGTTAATGCGGCTACCTTTTGGGCAACCTCTTCATAAACAGATTCTACAATAATCGCTCGAGAGCCAGCGGAACACTTTTGGCCTTGAAATCCAAACGCAGATGCTACGATCGCTTGCGCTGCCGCGTCTAAGTCTGCCGTTTCATCTACTACAACGCCATCTTTTCCTCCCATTTCAGCAATGACGCGTTTCAGCCAAATTTGTCCAGACTGTACTTTTGAAGCACGTTCATAAATGCGACATCCTACTTCTCTTGATCCCGTAAAAGAAATAAAACGAGTTTGAGGATGTTCGACTAAATATTCTCCAACTTCTATGCCATCTCCAGGGATAAAATTTAGAACACCAGACGGAAGACCGACTTCCTCCATTAATTGAACAAATTTCGCAGCAATAACCGGTGCAGAATCAGCTGGCTTTAAAATAACCGCATTTCCAGATACAATTCCAGCTACAGTCGTTCCAGCCATAATGGCAAGCGGAAAATTAAAAGGTGAAATGACTACTCCTACTCCTAAAGGAATATACGTCATCTCTGTTGTTTCACCTTCTACCGGCGTTAAAGGCCGATGCTCATTCGTTTCACTTAAACGAATCATTTCTCGCGCATAAAATTCCATAAAGTCAATAGCTTCCGCGGTATCCGCATCAGCTTCTGCCCAGTTTTTCCCCACTTCATAAACGAGCATGGCAGAAAATTCATACTTTCTTTTTCTCATCAGCTCTGCTGCTTTGAATAAATAATCAGCACGTTCAGCAGGCGGGACGTGCTTCCATGATTGAAATGCTGCTGATGCTTCTTGCATTGCCTGCTCAGCATAAGCTTTAGTGCCACGGCTTACTCTCCCAATCACTTCATCTACTTTTCCCGGGTTCGTAGAGACAATCACTTCTTCTGTTGAGATTTTATCCTTTCCAATCGTGAGAGGATATGTTTGTCCCAATTCTTTTTTCACTTTCATTAACGCCGCTTGCATCGCTTGTTTATTCTCTTCTAACGAAAAATCAGTAAACGGTTCATTTTTAAAAACTGAGATTTTTGTACTTACTGTCATTTCAACCAGTCCCCTTTAATTAGAAATTTATTTCGCGAAGTTTTTCAGCACGAACCATACGTTGGCGGGACGTTCGGCTAGGCGTCTCATGAAATACCCAAACCAATCAATGCCGTAAGGAACATAAACCCTGACTTTATATCCTTCTTTTACTAGACGGTCCTGCAGCTCTACGCAAATTCCATAAAGCATTTGGAACTCAAATTGGTCATTTGAAATACCATTTTCTCTTACTAATCGTTTTGTGTACTGAATCATTTCTTCATCATGACTTGCTACAGCTGTATAGTGACCATTTAATAAATGCATTTTAATGATTTTTTTATAGTTTTCATCTACGTCTTTCTTTTCTGGAAATGATACTTCTGGTGATTCTTTATAAGCTCCTTTTACTAGACGTAAATTAGCTTGATATTGATGTAAGTCATTCATATCTTGTTCTGTACGATAAAGATACGCTTGAATCACAATTCCAACATTATCAAATTCTTTGCGTAATTCTTTATACATATCAAGGGAGATTTGGCAGTGCAAGTAGTCTTCCATATCAATTCGAACAAAAATATTATTCATTCTGGCCGTGTGTAGAATTCTGCGCATATTTTCCATACAAAGCTCTTTGCTAATATCCAATCCTAAAGAAGTCATCTTTAATGATAAATTTGATTGAACGCCCGATTCTGCAATGGCTTCTAGTGTCTGAATGCACATGGCAGTAGACAACCTGGCTTCCTCTTCTGTAAAAACAAATTCTCCTAAATGATCAAGTGTAACAACTTTTCCATTATTGTTAAGCTCCTTAGATGTTTGAATTGCTGATTCGGTTGAGTCTCCAGCAACAAAACGAGCTGCCCCCATCCTCAATCCATACTTTTTAGCTAATTTGTTCATTGAATGATTTTTGCCAAGCGACTGAAACATCGTTCTCATTAATACTTCCATCAATCCTAAACCTCCTTTTATTTTTTAAAATTAAAAAAATAAACTAAATTTTCAGATTAATAATTTTATTTTTCTATACCCTCCTCACATTTCTGTACACTTATTTAAATAAATTTATACATAAGTGTTTAAAATATTTTACAAATAAACATATTTGTCTAATTAATTTGATTATACTCGCTCATTAAATGAACCGAAACAATATTGTTATAAGTTCTAACTCACTTTTTTACACACAAAAGCTCTCCACGTTGTGCAGAGAGCTTTTGTGTACAGTTTAATAATAAGCGATTAACTTATCATCAAACCAACAATCTTTATTTTCCAGCTGCTAGCATGCTTTTTGCATATATAAAACCGATGGCTGCTGAAAGTAAATCTATTAAAATAATAAGCGGATAATCTGCGTACCCTTTATATACAGAAACAGCTATCAACAAAAGCGTCAGCCCTGTGGCAACATATAAGTTATATGTTACTCTAGCAAACAGAACAAGCAATATGGCGGGTAGAAAAACTGCGGCAATCGTTTTGACTTCCACAAACATTTCTCCTTTTTATCCGTCTTTTAACCAGCTTGTGAATCACGTTTTGTATAATTGTGTACAAACAAAATACCTAGTTCATGATGTTCGTTGTCATACAATGCTCGCTGAGTAAAGCGAACTTCTCCATTTTCGTCAATAACTTCTAGCTTACAAAAAGCACGGTTATTAACTTGTAATGCTTCATAAAATTTATGGACTTCAGATACAGCGATTCCATTTACCTTAATAATCACTTCTCCTACTTTCAAACCCATTTTCTCTGCCGGAGAATGAGGGATGATTCCTAACACAACCAAACCTTGTGTACGCTTAGTAAATAGTGCGGGCGCTTTTTCATCGCTCAGACGCTGCTGCAAACGAATCCACTCTCTTCCTATGATCGCTAGAATAACAACAGCTACAGCGGCAAGAGGATAAAAAATGGCAGCAATCGTAATGACCGTTAATCCCACGCCTAATGCTAATACACGCTTACCGGTAAATTCAATAGATTTAAACGGCACCATACTTTGAATTCGCTGATAAAAACCGATAGCAAAAGGAACAAAAAACAGGCTAAATGACGTTCCGTCAATAGATAACACAGGCCACCATGGAAACACAGACGTAATGGCGCTGCCTGGAATTAAGACAAAAAGCGGGACAACCCATAATTTTTGAGAGTAATGAGCTCCAATTTCCTGCCCTCTTTTACTTTTCACAATGGCTGGAGACGTACCTTTTGCTCCAAATTTCCAAATTAAATATCCTTCTGCTAATACAAGCAGAGACATTAAAATAGTCAGAGAAGGTAAATCTGCGTTATGAGCTTGCACAGACCACGTTTGAATAAATCCTTCACCGAAACCAGATGCCGGAATAACCAAGGTTGCAAGCACAGCCAGTCCTACGGTGTAAGAAGGAGAAAGCCATTTAAACGTCCAAGGGCCGCTTATGATAAAAGTTAAAACAGCTACAAGTACAATCATTCCTATAGATACATAGACACCTAGCAACACGGTAACAACGGATAAAATCAACCCAATAATGATACCTGGAAAAAATAAATATTTTGCTTCTAAAATAAAATCAAACACGCGAACATGAAAATTCTGACGCTCTCTCTTGACGCGAGAAAGACCTACAAAAAACGAGACGAGCAGAAATAAATAAGTTAACGGATGTAAAAACAAACGTCCGATACCTTTTAAAAGCTCTAATGCAAAATCCATTTTTTCACCACCTGTATTTTTCACATTTTTATTACAACATTTACGATTGATTGTTATGTATCATAGGCTTCTTTATTTTATCAAAATGCATCACTAACCGACAATGTTGTTTTTACTAAAAAAGTTCCGTGCTTTGGAAAAGCACGGAACTTTTTCTACTTCTTATTGACTAGCTAGCTTTAAAGCCGTTTGAAGCTGACGATCTTCATCTTTTGATTTAATTTTTTCTAGAAGTTTTGTTTGTAAAAGCGCTGCTGTATCTTCATCGATTTCACCTGTAGCTTTTTGCTTATTGGTTTTTTGGAATGCAGTTACAGCTGTTTCTGTCTCTTTACTAAAGTATCCGTCTGTACGTCCAGGTTCAAAGCCAAGGCCTTTTAGCATCACTTGAGCATTCTTCACTTGGTCACCTGTCATATCACGTGTTAATGGCTTTTTATCAACTTGAATTGGATTTGCATAATAATAATCCGGCTGCTTGACTTCTACTGTTGGCTTTATACCTTTTTCGTTAATCCAGTTTCCATCAGGCGTTAGCCATTTATAGAACGTTAATTTTAAATTACTGCCGTCTTCCATTGGAACAGCTTGTTGAACGGTTCCTTTTCCATAGGATTTTTCACCGACTAGCTTGTATCCTCCTGCTTCTTTTAATGCCCCGGCAAGAATTTCAGAAGCGGATGCACTCCCTCCATCAATCAAGGCCACAATTGGATAATCCTTTTGCTTTTTCATTGAAGAAACCACTTTTTGACGTTCACCGTTACGATCTTCAATTTGGATATATGGCTTTTTATTCGTTACTAATTTATCAAGCATTTTTTCAACGCTCGTTAAATAGCCACCAGGATTTCCCCGAACGTCTAGAACTAAGCCATCGATATTTTTATTTTCAAGTTTTTTCAACTGTTTCGTAAATTCGTCTCCCGTTGATTCAGAGAATGACGTAATTTCCATGTAGCCAATTTTTTTATTGTTTACATTTTTAACAGAAGAATAGACGGTTTCAATTGGAATCTCATCTCTTACAACTTTTACTTTCATCGTTTCTTTCACGCCCGGTCGTTGAACATCTAATGTCACGGTAGAGCCTTTTTTACCGCGAATTTTTAATACTGCTTCATTCAATTCCAGACCCGCGATACTTTTACCATCGATCTTTAAAATCTGATCATTTGGTTTTAATCCTGCTTTTTCCGCAGGAGATTGTTTAAACGGAGCTACGATTGTTACTTTTCCATCTACCATGCTTACTTCAGCGCCAATTCCCTCAAACGATGAATCAAGAGACTGCGTGAATTGCTGTGCCGTTTTCTTATCCATGTAAGATGAGTGAGGGTCTCCTAAGGTTTGTACCATCCCTTGGATTGCGCCATCTAATAATTTTTTGTCATCTACATCTTTGTAATATTTTGAAGATATCAGTTCATAAGCTTGCTTGATTTTGTCTAGCTCTTCCTTTTCCACTTTACTATCATTTGAAGAAGTTGTAAGGGGGGTACTGACCGTTCCAGCATTTGCATACTGAATGCCAAAATATGTACCAGCTGCTCCAACAACTAAGGAGAGTGCCATTAATAGTGCAACGATTTTCCGATTCAAGTTCTTTCATCCTCCTCAACCTTAAGCCATCTCTTCTTATTATAATAGATACAACCAAAACTATGTAATAAAAAGGATGCATGTGTTATTTGTAGCAAAAGGCACCACACAAATCAAGTGCGATGCCTTTTTGTTAAACTATATGTTGAGCTTGTACCACGTATGCTAGGAACTTAAAATTTAATATAACTTTCAGGGTTTACAGCGGAACTTTTACCTTTCCAATCGCCTTTATGCAATTCAAAATGCAGGTGAGCACCAAACGAACGTCCTGTGTTCCCTATATAACCTAATTGTTGACCTTTATTGATAGATTGACCGCTTGAGACGCTGTAGCTCTCTAAATGGGCATAAACTGTAACCCACGTCTGACCTTCTACATTGTGACGAATAAATACGGCATTACCAAAAGAAGAAGAGTGATATGCTCTAATTACCTTTCCGCT contains the following coding sequences:
- a CDS encoding PDZ domain-containing protein, whose amino-acid sequence is MDFALELLKGIGRLFLHPLTYLFLLVSFFVGLSRVKRERQNFHVRVFDFILEAKYLFFPGIIIGLILSVVTVLLGVYVSIGMIVLVAVLTFIISGPWTFKWLSPSYTVGLAVLATLVIPASGFGEGFIQTWSVQAHNADLPSLTILMSLLVLAEGYLIWKFGAKGTSPAIVKSKRGQEIGAHYSQKLWVVPLFVLIPGSAITSVFPWWPVLSIDGTSFSLFFVPFAIGFYQRIQSMVPFKSIEFTGKRVLALGVGLTVITIAAIFYPLAAVAVVILAIIGREWIRLQQRLSDEKAPALFTKRTQGLVVLGIIPHSPAEKMGLKVGEVIIKVNGIAVSEVHKFYEALQVNNRAFCKLEVIDENGEVRFTQRALYDNEHHELGILFVHNYTKRDSQAG
- a CDS encoding S41 family peptidase — encoded protein: MNRKIVALLMALSLVVGAAGTYFGIQYANAGTVSTPLTTSSNDSKVEKEELDKIKQAYELISSKYYKDVDDKKLLDGAIQGMVQTLGDPHSSYMDKKTAQQFTQSLDSSFEGIGAEVSMVDGKVTIVAPFKQSPAEKAGLKPNDQILKIDGKSIAGLELNEAVLKIRGKKGSTVTLDVQRPGVKETMKVKVVRDEIPIETVYSSVKNVNNKKIGYMEITSFSESTGDEFTKQLKKLENKNIDGLVLDVRGNPGGYLTSVEKMLDKLVTNKKPYIQIEDRNGERQKVVSSMKKQKDYPIVALIDGGSASASEILAGALKEAGGYKLVGEKSYGKGTVQQAVPMEDGSNLKLTFYKWLTPDGNWINEKGIKPTVEVKQPDYYYANPIQVDKKPLTRDMTGDQVKNAQVMLKGLGFEPGRTDGYFSKETETAVTAFQKTNKQKATGEIDEDTAALLQTKLLEKIKSKDEDRQLQTALKLASQ
- a CDS encoding proline dehydrogenase family protein; the protein is MEVLMRTMFQSLGKNHSMNKLAKKYGLRMGAARFVAGDSTESAIQTSKELNNNGKVVTLDHLGEFVFTEEEARLSTAMCIQTLEAIAESGVQSNLSLKMTSLGLDISKELCMENMRRILHTARMNNIFVRIDMEDYLHCQISLDMYKELRKEFDNVGIVIQAYLYRTEQDMNDLHQYQANLRLVKGAYKESPEVSFPEKKDVDENYKKIIKMHLLNGHYTAVASHDEEMIQYTKRLVRENGISNDQFEFQMLYGICVELQDRLVKEGYKVRVYVPYGIDWFGYFMRRLAERPANVWFVLKNFAK
- a CDS encoding sigma-54 interaction domain-containing protein, whose amino-acid sequence is MASVDQVLINNSFITVEESTSLAKVTSELSNYDFVVVTASTFYVIQKDERYLLTGHDEASSIKKVIADTNWPSSSTSTLANLQANTNWNRPVLIQAENQETTIGLVTPSQWITHLQSQNEILASYFDTLAETINDAVTAVDNEGNVILWNTAAEHTYKIQRDDIMGRKIGEHFKDESIILHTILNEGRPVRGTYHRPNEQTHVLINASPIIRNNRVIGGVATEHDITNIVRLNEEIDVSLLIPKDNPFSSFAGISPEIKQAVDIAKKVASTDMPILLTGEPGSGKEMLAQAIHYGGSKHKEPFLSLNCATIPSGLLEIELFGHQKDVFSEDPTTIAGKLEQAHNGTLFIEEIDKMPLEIQVKFLRYLEERSFYHVGGTEEIQVQTRIVASTTTPLEELLKAGEFHENLYYLLTVINIIIPPLRDHKEDIEALTQQFVQEFSKKYKKKAPFISSEVLEAFMQYDWPGNIRELRNTIERMTFLSDQSLITLTHLPDNLKDASSFTEVQKEEDSLQEARLIEETLQKTYGNKSAAADLLGISRGTLYNKIKEYGLN
- the pruA gene encoding L-glutamate gamma-semialdehyde dehydrogenase, with the protein product MTVSTKISVFKNEPFTDFSLEENKQAMQAALMKVKKELGQTYPLTIGKDKISTEEVIVSTNPGKVDEVIGRVSRGTKAYAEQAMQEASAAFQSWKHVPPAERADYLFKAAELMRKRKYEFSAMLVYEVGKNWAEADADTAEAIDFMEFYAREMIRLSETNEHRPLTPVEGETTEMTYIPLGVGVVISPFNFPLAIMAGTTVAGIVSGNAVILKPADSAPVIAAKFVQLMEEVGLPSGVLNFIPGDGIEVGEYLVEHPQTRFISFTGSREVGCRIYERASKVQSGQIWLKRVIAEMGGKDGVVVDETADLDAAAQAIVASAFGFQGQKCSAGSRAIIVESVYEEVAQKVAALTKELTVGLPEDNPSMGPVIDQKAYEKVLAYIEIGKEEGKLIAGGAKAPGNGYYVEPTVFKDVDSKARIMQEEIFGPVLALTKAANWEEAIEIYNETDYGLTGAFFSETEERIQRALATMHCGNLYINKKCTGALVGVHPFGGFNMSGTDSKAGGYDYLLLFTQGKMTARKQK
- a CDS encoding DUF2198 family protein is translated as MEVKTIAAVFLPAILLVLFARVTYNLYVATGLTLLLIAVSVYKGYADYPLIILIDLLSAAIGFIYAKSMLAAGK